A window of Pan paniscus chromosome 10, NHGRI_mPanPan1-v2.0_pri, whole genome shotgun sequence contains these coding sequences:
- the CLEC12B gene encoding C-type lectin domain family 12 member B isoform X2, whose amino-acid sequence MSEEVTYATLTFQDSAGARNNRDGNNLRKRGHPAPSPIWRHAALGLLTLCLMLLIGLVTLGMMFLQISNDINSDSEKLSQLQKTIQQQQDNLSQQLGNSNNLSMEEEFLKSKISSLLKRQEQMAIKLCQELIIHTSDHRCNPCPKMWQWYQNSCYYFTKNEEKTWANSRKDCIDKNSTLVKIDSLEEKDFLMSQPLLMFSFFWLGLSWDSSGRSWFWEDSSVPSPSLFSTKELDQINGSKGCAYFQKGNIYISRCSAEIFWICEKTAAPVKIEDSD is encoded by the exons ATGTCTGAAGAAGTGACCTATGCGACACTCACATTTCAGGATTCTGCTGGAGCAAGGAATAACCGAGATGGAAATAACCTAAGAAAAAG GGGGCATCCAGCTCCATCTCCCATTTGGCGTCACGCTGCCCTGGGTCTGCTAACTCTTTGCCTGATGTTGCTGATTGGGCTGGTGACGTTGGGGATGATGT TTTTGCAGATATCTAATGACATTAACTCAGATTCAGAGAAATTGAGTCAACTTCAGAAaaccatccaacagcagcaggaTAACTTATCCCAGCAACTGGGCAACTCCAACAACTTGTCCATGGAGGAGGAATTTCTCAAGTCAAAGATCTCCAGTCTACTGAAGAGGCAGGAACAAATGGCCATCAAACTGTGCCAAGAGCTAATCATTCATACTTCAG accACAGATGTAATCCATGTCCTAAGATGTGGCAATGGTACCAAAATAGTTGCTACTATTTTACAAAAAATGAGGAGAAAACCTGGGCTAACAGTAGAAAGGACTGCATAGACAAGAACTCCACCCTAGTGAAGATAGACAGTTTGGAAGAAAAG GATTTTCTTATGTCACAGCCATTACTCATGTTTTCGTTCTTTTGGCTGGGATTATCATGGGACTCCTCTGGCAGAAGTTGGTTCTGGGAAGATAGCTCTGTTCCCTCTCCATCCTT atTTAGTACTAAAGAACTTGACCAGATCAATGGATCCAAAGGATGTGCttattttcaaaaaggaaatatttatatttctcgcTGTAGTGCTGAAATTTTTTGGATTTGCGAGAAGACAGCTGCCCCAGTGAAGATTGAGGATTCGGATTAG
- the CLEC12B gene encoding C-type lectin domain family 12 member B isoform X1, which yields MSEEVTYATLTFQDSAGARNNRDGNNLRKRVLQISNDINSDSEKLSQLQKTIQQQQDNLSQQLGNSNNLSMEEEFLKSKISSLLKRQEQMAIKLCQELIIHTSDHRCNPCPKMWQWYQNSCYYFTKNEEKTWANSRKDCIDKNSTLVKIDSLEEKDFLMSQPLLMFSFFWLGLSWDSSGRSWFWEDSSVPSPSLFSTKELDQINGSKGCAYFQKGNIYISRCSAEIFWICEKTAAPVKIEDSD from the exons ATGTCTGAAGAAGTGACCTATGCGACACTCACATTTCAGGATTCTGCTGGAGCAAGGAATAACCGAGATGGAAATAACCTAAGAAAAAGAG TTTTGCAGATATCTAATGACATTAACTCAGATTCAGAGAAATTGAGTCAACTTCAGAAaaccatccaacagcagcaggaTAACTTATCCCAGCAACTGGGCAACTCCAACAACTTGTCCATGGAGGAGGAATTTCTCAAGTCAAAGATCTCCAGTCTACTGAAGAGGCAGGAACAAATGGCCATCAAACTGTGCCAAGAGCTAATCATTCATACTTCAG accACAGATGTAATCCATGTCCTAAGATGTGGCAATGGTACCAAAATAGTTGCTACTATTTTACAAAAAATGAGGAGAAAACCTGGGCTAACAGTAGAAAGGACTGCATAGACAAGAACTCCACCCTAGTGAAGATAGACAGTTTGGAAGAAAAG GATTTTCTTATGTCACAGCCATTACTCATGTTTTCGTTCTTTTGGCTGGGATTATCATGGGACTCCTCTGGCAGAAGTTGGTTCTGGGAAGATAGCTCTGTTCCCTCTCCATCCTT atTTAGTACTAAAGAACTTGACCAGATCAATGGATCCAAAGGATGTGCttattttcaaaaaggaaatatttatatttctcgcTGTAGTGCTGAAATTTTTTGGATTTGCGAGAAGACAGCTGCCCCAGTGAAGATTGAGGATTCGGATTAG